In Desulfopila inferna, a single window of DNA contains:
- the arsB gene encoding ACR3 family arsenite efflux transporter produces MTAAQPGDDRKMSSLFERYLTLWVLLCIALGVILGKIAPGFARALDDMTLNVGGAPVVSIPIAVCLFFMMYPIMVKIDFGSVIQAGKSGKPVFLTMFINWAVKPFTMYAIAALFLGVLFRGFIGVEAVDLVKMPFGLDLDVGATHGAGTVVLHEGVKMLEIPLWRSYLAGCILLGIAPCTAMVLVWGFLARGNDGLTLVMVAINSLTMLVLYGVLGGFLLGVGRLPVPWEALLLSISVYVALPLVAGYFSRKMILRAKGEKWFKERFLHVLTPVTIIALLTTLVLLFSFKGEVILSNPLTIVWIAVPLFIQTVVIFALGYWLARVFRLKYEDAAPAAMIGASNHFEVAIATSVMLFGLSSGAALATVVGVLIEVPVMLMLVKICLNTRHWFAEN; encoded by the coding sequence ATGACAGCAGCACAACCCGGGGATGACCGCAAAATGTCCTCTCTTTTTGAGCGTTATCTAACCCTTTGGGTACTTTTGTGTATCGCCCTGGGCGTTATCTTAGGCAAAATAGCTCCCGGATTCGCCAGGGCGCTGGACGACATGACACTGAATGTCGGCGGAGCTCCGGTTGTCTCCATTCCCATTGCCGTTTGTCTGTTTTTCATGATGTATCCGATTATGGTGAAGATAGACTTCGGATCGGTGATACAGGCCGGCAAAAGCGGTAAACCGGTTTTTCTTACCATGTTTATCAACTGGGCCGTCAAGCCTTTTACCATGTATGCCATTGCCGCCCTCTTCCTCGGCGTACTCTTTCGCGGATTTATAGGGGTTGAGGCGGTCGATCTGGTCAAAATGCCCTTCGGCCTGGACCTGGATGTGGGTGCCACCCATGGTGCAGGCACCGTAGTCCTGCATGAGGGTGTAAAAATGCTGGAGATACCGCTGTGGCGCAGTTACCTGGCCGGTTGCATACTCCTGGGGATAGCGCCATGCACGGCAATGGTGTTGGTCTGGGGTTTTCTGGCCCGCGGCAACGACGGCCTGACCCTGGTGATGGTCGCCATTAATTCCCTCACCATGCTGGTTCTCTACGGTGTTCTGGGTGGTTTTCTCCTCGGGGTAGGACGTCTGCCGGTTCCCTGGGAGGCGCTGTTGCTCTCCATCTCCGTCTATGTCGCCTTGCCGCTGGTAGCCGGTTATTTCTCCAGAAAAATGATCCTGCGGGCCAAGGGGGAAAAATGGTTTAAAGAACGTTTTCTCCATGTTCTTACCCCGGTGACCATAATCGCCCTGCTTACTACGCTGGTGCTGCTCTTTAGCTTCAAGGGAGAGGTCATCCTCTCCAATCCGCTGACCATTGTCTGGATTGCCGTGCCGCTCTTTATCCAGACGGTGGTGATTTTTGCGCTTGGCTACTGGCTCGCCCGGGTATTTCGCTTGAAATATGAAGACGCCGCACCGGCAGCCATGATAGGCGCCTCCAATCACTTCGAGGTGGCCATCGCCACATCAGTCATGCTCTTTGGCCTCTCTTCCGGGGCGGCGCTGGCGACGGTGGTCGGTGTGTTGATCGAGGTACCGGTCATGCTGATGCTGGTGAAAATCTGTTTGAACACCAGGCATTGGTTTGCAGAAAACTGA
- a CDS encoding arsenate reductase ArsC, protein MAEGWTSHLHADSLEAHSAGIKAHGLNPYSVEVMNEAGIDLSGHRSKQLDEFDLQSFDVIITLCDHAHESCPLVPPGCRLVHKGFDDPPRLARNLQSKEDILQCYRRVRDEIQAYVQSFPASLPLEEKEK, encoded by the coding sequence ATGGCGGAAGGCTGGACCAGTCATCTCCATGCCGATTCCCTTGAGGCCCATTCCGCCGGAATAAAGGCCCATGGACTCAATCCCTATAGCGTGGAAGTGATGAATGAGGCAGGCATCGACCTCTCCGGCCATCGCTCCAAACAGCTCGATGAGTTTGATCTGCAGAGCTTCGATGTCATCATCACTCTCTGTGATCATGCCCATGAGAGCTGCCCGCTTGTACCGCCCGGCTGCCGTCTGGTCCATAAAGGATTCGACGACCCCCCGAGGCTTGCCCGGAATTTGCAATCGAAAGAAGATATACTTCAATGTTATCGAAGGGTGAGGGATGAGATTCAGGCGTATGTTCAGTCTTTTCCCGCATCCTTACCTCTGGAGGAGAAAGAGAAATGA
- a CDS encoding ArsR/SmtB family transcription factor has product MQTLSSMFKALADKNRLRIVAALLQHDELCVCQLTELLGVAGATASRHLSLLQKADLVQSRKVGRWVYCRLRDDLPHEFPMDWLKEHLLQDSDIVKNMERMRAVLAENPEAICRKRRGDTTPAGVCAQNRTKKRFSSSVPATPVAARWRKAGPVISMPIPLRPIPPE; this is encoded by the coding sequence ATGCAGACATTATCGTCAATGTTCAAAGCGCTGGCGGATAAAAACCGCCTGCGAATCGTGGCGGCATTGCTGCAGCATGACGAACTCTGTGTCTGCCAACTTACGGAACTCCTTGGGGTTGCCGGCGCTACCGCCTCACGGCATCTTTCTCTACTGCAGAAAGCGGACCTGGTGCAAAGCAGAAAGGTGGGGCGCTGGGTCTATTGCCGGCTCAGGGACGATCTGCCGCATGAGTTCCCCATGGACTGGCTCAAAGAGCATCTTCTGCAGGATAGCGACATTGTAAAGAATATGGAGCGGATGAGAGCTGTCCTCGCCGAGAACCCTGAAGCCATCTGCAGAAAGCGGCGAGGTGACACCACCCCAGCCGGGGTATGCGCGCAGAATCGAACAAAAAAAAGATTCTCTTCCTCTGTACCGGCAACTCCTGTCGCAGCCAGATGGCGGAAGGCTGGACCAGTCATCTCCATGCCGATTCCCTTGAGGCCCATTCCGCCGGAATAA
- a CDS encoding dihydrolipoyl dehydrogenase family protein, whose product MIIKKYDVIIIGSGTAGQTAAYELAAEGLSVALVEQSDSPGGVCALRGCQAKKWFYEVTEVVARSRHLQHIGVTVPPLTDWREILNEKNRFTSTVPESTVKALRGNGVEYLKGSAQFVDGTTLQFGETKIQGRYIVVATGAKPMDLPFEGQEYMATSSDFLELREVPPRIAFIGGGFISFEFAHFVARLGGKSGEIHILETESRPLGSFDGDMVDQLVEASEGEGIVIHTDITVSSLHKQGPYYQVELASGDILEVDLVVNGAGRAPNISSLNLEAAGVEFSKKGITTDPAMRTSNPAVFSAGDCTDSPQLARVSDMEARIAVKAIMAAEKGGEMPHMDYSAVPAVLFTYPQLGMVGKTEEQLRQENIKYWKSHDTHLDWTTYRRVGMKHAAYKILVDENDQVLGAHFLADNTTGLVNTFKQAMLDKSPISKVRDDNILSPYPSRESDILYMLGPLLD is encoded by the coding sequence ATGATCATAAAAAAGTATGATGTCATCATCATCGGCTCCGGAACAGCAGGGCAGACCGCAGCATATGAGCTCGCTGCAGAAGGGTTGAGTGTCGCCCTGGTCGAGCAGAGCGATTCCCCGGGTGGTGTCTGTGCCTTGCGTGGCTGTCAGGCCAAAAAATGGTTTTACGAGGTAACCGAAGTAGTAGCCCGCAGCCGCCATCTTCAACATATCGGCGTCACTGTACCGCCGCTGACGGACTGGCGGGAAATTCTCAATGAAAAAAACAGATTCACCTCAACCGTTCCCGAGAGTACGGTTAAAGCCCTGCGCGGCAACGGTGTTGAGTATCTGAAAGGTTCGGCACAATTTGTGGATGGCACCACCCTCCAGTTTGGTGAAACAAAGATTCAGGGACGGTATATCGTTGTGGCCACGGGAGCAAAACCCATGGATTTACCTTTCGAGGGTCAGGAATACATGGCTACCAGCAGTGATTTTCTCGAACTGCGAGAGGTGCCCCCGCGCATTGCCTTCATCGGCGGCGGATTCATATCTTTTGAATTTGCTCATTTTGTGGCCAGGCTGGGCGGTAAAAGCGGTGAGATTCATATTCTTGAAACAGAATCACGGCCGCTGGGCTCCTTTGACGGCGATATGGTTGACCAGCTGGTCGAGGCTTCGGAAGGTGAAGGAATTGTAATTCACACCGATATTACTGTCTCTTCCCTGCATAAGCAGGGTCCGTATTACCAGGTTGAACTGGCATCCGGCGATATTCTCGAAGTTGATCTGGTGGTCAACGGCGCCGGCAGGGCTCCCAACATCTCATCGCTCAACCTGGAGGCGGCCGGTGTTGAATTTTCAAAAAAAGGAATAACAACCGATCCGGCCATGAGAACCTCGAATCCCGCTGTCTTTTCCGCAGGCGACTGTACCGACAGTCCTCAACTTGCCCGGGTCAGCGATATGGAGGCCCGGATAGCCGTCAAAGCCATAATGGCAGCGGAAAAAGGCGGCGAGATGCCGCACATGGACTACAGCGCCGTTCCCGCGGTACTCTTCACCTACCCTCAACTGGGCATGGTAGGAAAAACCGAAGAGCAGCTGCGTCAGGAAAACATCAAATACTGGAAGAGCCACGATACCCATCTGGACTGGACAACATATCGTCGGGTCGGCATGAAGCATGCTGCCTACAAAATCCTTGTCGATGAAAACGACCAGGTTCTCGGAGCTCATTTTCTCGCCGACAATACTACCGGGCTGGTCAACACCTTCAAGCAGGCAATGTTGGATAAATCCCCCATTTCCAAGGTCCGGGACGACAACATCCTTTCCCCTTACCCGTCACGGGAGAGTGATATCCTCTACATGCTGGGCCCTCTTCTCGACTGA
- a CDS encoding Lcl C-terminal domain-containing protein, protein MIKHILWTGLAECFDSDGKTVPCRGSGQDGEYPCGYPWPEPRFVTENDALVHDRATGLYWMIDGNLFSYPMSWQEGLEQVQRLNEAKKCKRSDWRLPNRREMRSIISHGARKPALPQGHPFKNVFLGWYWTSTTSARSPGYAWYVHMEGGRMFYGRKDSYYLIWPVCGESGILPRTGQNNCYDERGGEISCDADEAYGQDGALQYGVAWPLPRFRHMQEGIADDLTGLIWHHSADLEKLSTWKEALAAVRQLALQSQLPWRLPSINELESLVDASSHSPALPAGHPFSGVCEAYWSSTTSYFEPDWAYVLYLHKGAVGVGFKKNRDFSLWPVMEKAAV, encoded by the coding sequence ATGATAAAGCATATCCTCTGGACCGGCCTTGCGGAGTGCTTCGACAGCGACGGCAAGACCGTGCCGTGCCGGGGATCGGGCCAGGATGGAGAATATCCTTGCGGATACCCATGGCCGGAGCCGCGCTTTGTGACGGAGAATGACGCGCTGGTTCATGACAGGGCCACCGGGCTTTACTGGATGATCGATGGCAATCTCTTCTCCTATCCGATGTCCTGGCAGGAGGGACTTGAACAGGTCCAACGGCTCAACGAAGCAAAAAAATGCAAGCGCAGCGACTGGAGGCTGCCTAACCGTCGTGAAATGAGAAGCATTATCAGTCATGGTGCCCGAAAACCCGCGCTGCCTCAGGGCCACCCCTTTAAAAATGTCTTTCTGGGCTGGTATTGGACCTCGACAACCTCGGCCAGGTCACCCGGCTATGCCTGGTATGTCCATATGGAAGGCGGGAGAATGTTTTACGGCCGTAAAGACAGCTATTATCTGATCTGGCCGGTGTGCGGAGAAAGTGGAATACTCCCCCGTACGGGACAGAATAACTGCTATGATGAACGGGGAGGGGAAATATCCTGCGATGCCGACGAAGCATACGGTCAGGATGGTGCCCTGCAGTATGGGGTTGCCTGGCCCCTGCCCCGGTTCAGACATATGCAAGAGGGTATAGCCGATGATCTCACCGGCCTTATCTGGCATCATTCGGCTGATCTTGAAAAGCTTTCAACCTGGAAAGAGGCTTTGGCAGCGGTGCGGCAGCTGGCCCTGCAGTCCCAGTTGCCGTGGCGTCTCCCCTCTATCAATGAACTGGAGAGCCTGGTGGATGCTTCCTCTCACTCGCCGGCCCTGCCTGCAGGACATCCTTTCTCCGGCGTCTGTGAGGCATACTGGTCATCAACCACAAGTTATTTTGAGCCGGACTGGGCATATGTGCTCTATTTGCACAAAGGGGCGGTGGGAGTCGGCTTCAAAAAGAACCGGGATTTTTCTCTGTGGCCGGTAATGGAGAAAGCTGCTGTTTAA
- a CDS encoding ABC1 kinase family protein has protein sequence MQINDLRKLKRFKDIVAILAKYGFDDIVQHLDTPGSDLLRRIHPPNLELESYERIRAAIEDLGPTFIKFGQVMSLRPDMLPRGMLNELEKLQDNVPEVDFEEISAAVEENLGRPIREVFSMFHVDPIAAASLSQVHRAVLREGGEFVAVKVQRPDIAKNIKLDLDILEGIAGFLNHQFVDVQHYDLPGLVKVIRRTLIKELDFIQELQNMEIARSYTSKKDFYIPKTYRRYSNERLLVMEHIEGAKFKELSTASGYDREKIAIMGLNAGVKQILEDGFFHADPHPGNLLLMEDMKLCLIDWGMVGRLTEKDRFLLIDLLKAVVEKDSDALLKSFLKLCDTKGEMIDPGNLERELLEILDNYHAFPIKDMDVGQFLLSLTDLLRAHHLQMPRNFIVMIKALVTAEGSARLVYPDLDIISEISDYIHKLALRRYRPDVLWRQIRNSFAGLIFAQRQIPYQIGQVVNKLERGKLGFTFRLEKLERLLSTLEHASNRLTAGIITGSIIIGSSMIITTGVGPYLFGFPALGVVGYLLSVILGMYLIYTILRKRK, from the coding sequence ATGCAGATCAATGATTTGAGAAAACTCAAGCGCTTCAAGGATATCGTTGCCATTCTGGCAAAATACGGCTTTGACGACATTGTACAGCACCTCGATACTCCGGGATCCGATCTTCTTCGCCGGATACATCCGCCAAATCTCGAGCTGGAAAGCTATGAGCGAATTCGTGCCGCCATAGAAGATCTGGGTCCGACATTCATCAAATTCGGTCAGGTTATGAGCCTGCGGCCCGATATGCTGCCGCGGGGAATGCTGAACGAGTTGGAAAAGCTTCAGGATAATGTGCCTGAAGTTGATTTTGAAGAGATCTCAGCCGCCGTCGAAGAAAACCTGGGCCGCCCAATCAGAGAAGTGTTCTCAATGTTTCATGTCGATCCGATTGCCGCGGCGTCTTTGTCTCAGGTTCATCGGGCGGTTCTGCGGGAGGGAGGAGAATTTGTCGCCGTCAAGGTGCAGCGGCCCGACATTGCTAAAAACATCAAACTGGATCTTGATATCCTCGAAGGCATAGCCGGTTTTCTCAATCATCAGTTTGTGGACGTGCAGCATTATGATTTGCCGGGCCTGGTCAAGGTGATCAGGCGTACATTGATAAAGGAACTGGACTTCATACAGGAATTGCAGAATATGGAAATCGCCCGTTCCTATACTTCCAAAAAAGATTTTTATATTCCGAAAACATACCGGAGATATTCCAATGAACGGCTGCTGGTCATGGAACATATCGAGGGCGCTAAATTTAAAGAGTTGTCAACGGCTTCGGGATATGACCGCGAAAAGATCGCCATCATGGGCTTAAATGCCGGCGTCAAACAAATTCTCGAAGACGGATTTTTTCATGCCGATCCCCATCCTGGGAATCTTCTGCTTATGGAAGACATGAAACTCTGCCTTATCGACTGGGGAATGGTGGGCAGGCTCACGGAAAAGGACCGTTTTCTGCTCATCGATCTGCTCAAGGCGGTAGTTGAAAAGGACAGCGATGCCTTGCTGAAAAGCTTTCTGAAATTGTGCGATACCAAAGGGGAAATGATCGATCCCGGCAATCTTGAACGTGAACTGCTCGAAATTCTCGACAACTATCATGCCTTTCCGATCAAGGATATGGATGTTGGGCAGTTTCTGCTGAGCTTGACCGATCTCCTCAGAGCCCATCATCTGCAGATGCCCAGAAATTTTATAGTAATGATAAAGGCGCTGGTAACCGCGGAAGGTTCTGCTCGCCTGGTCTATCCCGATCTCGATATCATATCCGAGATCAGCGACTACATCCATAAACTGGCATTGAGACGTTACCGGCCCGATGTCCTCTGGCGTCAGATCAGGAATTCATTTGCAGGCTTAATATTTGCACAACGGCAAATACCATATCAGATCGGTCAGGTTGTCAACAAGCTGGAGCGGGGAAAACTGGGCTTTACCTTTCGCCTGGAAAAACTGGAACGATTGCTCAGCACACTTGAACATGCCTCCAACCGGTTAACGGCAGGCATCATTACCGGTTCTATAATAATTGGATCATCCATGATTATTACCACTGGAGTCGGCCCATATCTTTTTGGTTTTCCGGCACTTGGTGTCGTTGGCTATCTCTTGTCGGTTATCCTGGGCATGTATTTGATTTATACCATATTACGCAAAAGGAAATAA
- a CDS encoding cupin domain-containing protein, whose protein sequence is MMKAEVKRKTEKEEYWFREGCFITEIANDESDSVVSIARARVKPGFTTAWHMLDGVVERYIIASGNGRVEVGERAPEVVEAGDVVRIPENTRQRITNSGDDDLIFYAVCSPPFRSGCYVALEEKGK, encoded by the coding sequence ATGATGAAAGCGGAAGTAAAAAGAAAAACCGAGAAGGAAGAATACTGGTTCAGAGAAGGGTGCTTCATAACCGAAATCGCCAACGATGAAAGTGATTCTGTGGTCTCCATAGCCCGGGCGCGGGTCAAACCCGGTTTCACGACTGCCTGGCATATGCTGGACGGTGTCGTGGAGAGGTACATCATAGCAAGCGGCAACGGCAGGGTTGAGGTGGGAGAAAGAGCTCCTGAGGTTGTCGAAGCCGGAGATGTAGTGCGAATTCCGGAGAACACCAGGCAGAGAATTACCAACTCAGGTGATGATGACCTGATTTTTTATGCGGTCTGCTCTCCTCCGTTCAGGAGTGGATGTTATGTTGCACTGGAAGAAAAAGGTAAATAA
- the glpA gene encoding anaerobic glycerol-3-phosphate dehydrogenase subunit A, protein MSTLETEVLIIGGGVTGAGIMRDLALRGIHCILVEKNDLCAGASGGNHGLLHSGARYVSNDLQSAVECRNEGYILKKIAPHCIEETGGLFVGMAGDDEEFAARFQPLCRTAGIACEEVSSHDAMIMEPGLSNKLLRAFHVPDATIDPFHLALENVAHAAMINTSRYLPHCGIVGLQQRHGRIHEALCRDNLTGKTLTIRAQQFVNAGGGWAMEIAALAGCDDVRLLWSKGTLLVTHNRLTDRVINRLRPPSDGDILVPGGTVSILGTTSLRTDTIDNVQPTVEEVNHNIREGMVMIPGLEHTRFIRAFSRVRPLVQEAQQDDDRNIARSFSLFEHSSSLENFCTITGGKLTTYRLMAEKTADLVALRLGNTQCCTTHLTALPDSSDCRWTEPGESSHYCFTANDAEDLLLCECEMVPQSAISQIINETPGAEKEMSLTAIALRSRAGKGSCQGSFCGMRIASFLYDCGHYADSTGLDHMRDFFSERFKGMRCVIWGQQMAQMELAEALHKGLLGLDLLDAETSVG, encoded by the coding sequence ATGTCAACCTTGGAAACGGAAGTACTTATTATCGGAGGCGGTGTCACCGGGGCCGGAATCATGCGCGATCTTGCCCTGCGGGGAATCCACTGCATCCTTGTCGAGAAAAACGATCTCTGCGCCGGTGCCTCCGGGGGAAACCACGGTCTGCTTCACTCGGGAGCGCGGTATGTATCCAACGATCTGCAGTCCGCTGTCGAATGCCGCAACGAAGGATACATTCTCAAGAAAATTGCTCCTCACTGTATTGAGGAGACCGGCGGGTTGTTCGTCGGTATGGCTGGTGACGATGAAGAGTTCGCAGCCCGATTTCAGCCTCTCTGCCGCACCGCCGGCATTGCCTGTGAAGAGGTGTCTTCTCATGACGCCATGATCATGGAACCCGGCCTCTCCAATAAGCTGTTGCGGGCGTTCCATGTGCCTGATGCGACGATCGATCCCTTTCATCTGGCACTGGAAAACGTCGCTCATGCCGCCATGATCAACACCAGCCGCTATTTACCCCACTGCGGCATCGTCGGCCTTCAACAACGGCACGGGCGGATACATGAGGCATTGTGCCGCGACAACCTCACCGGCAAAACCCTTACTATCCGGGCACAGCAATTCGTCAATGCAGGCGGAGGATGGGCCATGGAAATCGCTGCTCTGGCGGGCTGCGATGACGTGCGGCTTCTCTGGTCGAAAGGCACCCTGCTCGTCACCCATAATCGCTTGACTGATCGTGTCATCAATCGCCTCAGGCCGCCCTCCGACGGCGATATTCTTGTCCCCGGCGGCACAGTATCCATCCTCGGCACCACCTCTTTAAGGACAGACACCATTGACAATGTACAACCGACCGTGGAAGAGGTAAACCATAACATCAGGGAAGGGATGGTCATGATTCCAGGACTCGAGCATACCCGGTTCATCAGGGCCTTCTCCCGGGTTCGCCCCCTGGTGCAGGAGGCGCAGCAGGATGATGACCGCAATATCGCGCGCAGCTTCTCGCTTTTTGAGCACAGTTCCTCCCTGGAGAATTTCTGCACCATCACCGGCGGCAAACTGACCACCTACCGGCTCATGGCTGAAAAAACAGCAGATCTCGTTGCCCTCAGACTCGGCAACACCCAATGCTGCACCACTCATCTCACGGCTCTTCCTGATTCAAGTGACTGCAGATGGACCGAACCCGGAGAATCTTCACACTATTGTTTTACCGCAAACGATGCTGAAGACTTGCTTCTATGCGAGTGCGAGATGGTGCCGCAGTCAGCGATCTCGCAAATAATCAATGAGACGCCCGGCGCCGAAAAGGAAATGAGCCTGACTGCCATCGCCCTGCGCAGCCGGGCCGGCAAGGGTTCCTGTCAGGGATCTTTTTGCGGTATGCGCATAGCCTCTTTCCTCTATGACTGCGGACATTATGCAGATTCCACCGGTCTCGATCACATGCGGGATTTCTTCAGCGAGCGCTTCAAGGGAATGCGCTGTGTTATCTGGGGGCAGCAGATGGCTCAGATGGAACTGGCCGAGGCACTGCACAAAGGCCTTCTCGGCCTGGACCTTCTCGATGCTGAAACTTCAGTCGGGTAA
- the glpB gene encoding glycerol-3-phosphate dehydrogenase subunit GlpB, which yields MDSRYIETDLAIIGMGLAGTAGAIFAGNRGMSCTVAGNTGALTYTTGYLDLLGFLDSRIIGNPWESLIGLRNINPGHPLAGISATAIESAFAEFITFVEEHGIGYSRPGKKNICALTPAGTIKPTLCVPKTMENGIEALKNKGECTIFGFHGLKGFSGSQIVANLRKSWPKLQQRKVTFPGHRGGELYPEAAARSLEVAENRKLLAEIINREAGASAFVGVPALLGMHRPDVVLAELQRLTGRLLFEIPTMPPSIPGIRLREMFEQALPGKNRMLVPQQKVDAIDFSQESLELKLSDNRGSLVIRAKSALLATGRFLSSGLTSHFDGISESLIGLPVYQPPCRRDWYRKEYFDSRGHDIHLAGIETDGSFRPLGHSGKPFDPRLFCAGTVLAHQDWIRQRCGAGLAIATAYRAVEEALKYLKSGRAARSGTR from the coding sequence ATGGACTCTCGATACATAGAAACGGATCTGGCCATCATCGGCATGGGACTGGCCGGAACCGCAGGCGCGATTTTTGCCGGCAACAGAGGTATGTCCTGTACAGTCGCCGGCAATACCGGCGCCCTGACCTACACCACCGGCTATCTTGACCTTTTGGGCTTTCTTGATTCCCGGATTATCGGTAATCCCTGGGAAAGTCTTATCGGGCTGAGAAACATCAACCCCGGGCACCCCCTGGCCGGTATCTCCGCTACTGCCATCGAGTCTGCCTTTGCAGAATTTATCACCTTTGTCGAAGAACACGGCATCGGCTATTCAAGACCCGGCAAGAAAAATATCTGCGCGCTCACCCCTGCTGGAACGATCAAGCCCACACTCTGTGTCCCGAAAACCATGGAGAATGGCATCGAGGCCCTGAAAAACAAAGGTGAATGCACGATTTTCGGTTTTCATGGCCTCAAGGGATTCAGCGGTTCTCAAATAGTCGCCAACCTCCGTAAAAGCTGGCCGAAACTGCAGCAACGCAAAGTTACCTTCCCTGGCCATAGAGGCGGTGAGCTGTATCCCGAGGCGGCGGCCCGTTCTCTTGAAGTTGCTGAAAACAGAAAGCTGCTTGCCGAGATTATCAACAGGGAGGCAGGGGCATCCGCTTTCGTCGGTGTTCCCGCTCTGTTGGGGATGCACAGGCCGGACGTGGTTCTTGCCGAACTCCAGAGACTGACCGGACGTCTGCTTTTCGAAATTCCCACCATGCCGCCATCCATTCCAGGAATCCGCCTGCGCGAAATGTTTGAGCAGGCTCTCCCAGGCAAAAACAGGATGCTGGTGCCGCAGCAAAAAGTCGATGCCATAGATTTTTCACAGGAATCTCTTGAACTAAAACTCAGCGACAATCGTGGTTCTCTGGTTATTCGAGCCAAATCGGCCCTGCTGGCGACAGGCCGGTTTCTCAGCAGCGGACTGACCTCGCATTTTGATGGTATCAGCGAATCCCTGATCGGTCTGCCGGTATACCAGCCTCCCTGCAGGCGGGACTGGTACCGCAAAGAATATTTCGACAGCCGCGGACATGACATACATCTTGCCGGCATTGAAACGGACGGTTCTTTTCGCCCGCTCGGACACTCCGGCAAGCCCTTTGACCCGCGGTTATTCTGCGCAGGCACCGTCCTGGCCCACCAAGACTGGATCCGTCAGCGCTGCGGTGCCGGCCTGGCGATTGCCACTGCTTACAGGGCGGTTGAGGAGGCGCTGAAATACCTTAAAAGCGGCCGTGCTGCCCGGAGCGGCACCCGCTAG
- a CDS encoding PQQ-dependent sugar dehydrogenase, with amino-acid sequence MSRLPGLLWLGLMLTLAGCNHTAQLPVSAGTGPDPVLPSPPDNIIPTVNIAPAKGWPEGGQPVSAPGTTVRPFADSLDHPRWIYVLPNGDVLVAEANAPEEAGKEGIKGWLMKMMKKIAGAGVPSADRITLLRDKDGDGVVDVRTIFLQKLHSPFGMALIGDTFFVANTDALLSFPYTPDTTQIKAPGTKILDLPAGTINRHWTRNILAAGDDRTLYVTVGSNSDHGENGMERERGRAAIWVVDTETGDHRLFATGLRNPNGMAIEPLSGVLWTSVNERDQLGSDLVPDYMTSVRDGGFYGWPYSYFGQHIDTRVQPQRPDLVNRAIIPDYALGPHTSSLGLVHSEGVRLPEPFTEGMFVGQHGSWNRKPHSGYKVIFVPFHEGRPDGLPIDLLTGFLSGDGDALGRPVGVAIDKQGALLVADDVGNIIWRVTADQ; translated from the coding sequence ATGAGTAGACTACCCGGATTATTATGGCTTGGTCTGATGCTCACTCTTGCAGGGTGCAATCATACGGCACAATTACCTGTTTCAGCAGGGACCGGTCCCGATCCGGTATTGCCGTCCCCGCCTGACAACATTATTCCCACCGTTAACATAGCCCCGGCCAAAGGCTGGCCCGAAGGTGGTCAACCCGTTTCCGCTCCAGGAACGACGGTACGGCCTTTTGCCGATAGCCTGGATCACCCTCGCTGGATCTATGTCCTACCTAACGGAGATGTCCTGGTGGCCGAAGCGAATGCTCCGGAAGAAGCGGGCAAAGAGGGCATCAAAGGCTGGTTGATGAAAATGATGAAAAAAATTGCCGGTGCCGGCGTACCCAGTGCCGACAGAATTACCCTGCTGCGCGATAAAGACGGTGACGGAGTGGTGGATGTACGCACCATTTTTCTGCAGAAACTCCATTCTCCCTTTGGCATGGCACTTATTGGAGATACCTTCTTTGTTGCCAATACCGATGCCCTGCTGAGTTTTCCCTACACGCCGGATACGACCCAAATCAAGGCCCCCGGTACCAAAATCCTGGATTTGCCGGCAGGAACCATCAACCGGCACTGGACTCGCAATATTCTTGCCGCCGGAGATGACCGCACGCTCTATGTTACCGTGGGCTCAAACAGCGACCATGGGGAAAATGGGATGGAAAGGGAAAGGGGACGTGCCGCAATCTGGGTTGTCGATACCGAAACAGGAGATCACCGCCTCTTTGCCACCGGCTTGCGTAACCCCAACGGCATGGCTATCGAGCCCCTCAGCGGTGTGCTCTGGACCTCGGTCAATGAGCGCGATCAGCTGGGCAGTGACCTGGTTCCCGACTATATGACCTCGGTGCGCGACGGTGGGTTTTATGGCTGGCCCTACAGCTACTTCGGACAGCATATCGATACACGCGTGCAGCCTCAGAGACCGGATCTGGTGAATCGTGCCATAATACCGGACTACGCTCTTGGACCGCATACCTCCAGCCTGGGCCTGGTTCACTCGGAAGGTGTCAGGCTGCCTGAGCCGTTTACCGAAGGCATGTTTGTCGGCCAGCATGGCTCCTGGAACCGCAAACCGCATAGCGGATATAAAGTAATCTTCGTCCCCTTTCATGAGGGCCGGCCGGATGGGCTGCCCATAGACCTTCTCACCGGCTTCCTCAGCGGGGATGGTGATGCCCTGGGACGACCGGTAGGCGTGGCCATTGACAAACAGGGTGCCCTGCTGGTAGCGGACGATGTCGGCAACATTATCTGGAGGGTAACCGCGGATCAATGA